The following DNA comes from Solea solea chromosome 6, fSolSol10.1, whole genome shotgun sequence.
GGTCAAATGACATCTGGAGGCTTTGCAATAAGAGTGGCTTTTGCAACAGTAAgatgatttagatttttctaTATAGTCTGTGGATgggaagaggaaaaggaaaacatgcaGCCGGGTAGGCTTGACAAAAGAGTGTCTTCTAAacataattcaaatacaaatgaTGGAGGTCTGGGTTAATATGTAAGTTTGTCCTCCTGTTAGTAACTTCCTGTCCACAGTTTTTGACCGATCAATGGTGATGATTATAATGGACAACACTGTAAAGACAAAGTCATATCTCGGTCAAAACTCATCAGAAACAAAGTACAACTAGTCAAATTTAAGACTTGATTTAAGAAGTCTGAAACATCTTTAGGGAAATTGGATTCCCAGAATTACTCgccaagtcaattttatttatcaaTTAACATAACTACCCAAGACTCTATTATAACATTAACATATAAGATTCATTGTAACTCAATGAAAGTAAACTTCGTCCATTGTTAATTTAAGACCTGGCAAAACTTGTATTGAAGACTTCTTAAGACTTTTTAAGGCGTAAACTTCAGATGactgtattttagacttttttaaGACCCCACAGATACTCTGCATCTAACAAGTTGagatgtgtatatctcagcGACATgttaacagatcaggatgaattttgtcacaCTTATGTGAGACGATAATAGCTATAAGCAGGCAACgttctatacagatccagaaagtttgtaaaacacaggtgacagaGTGTTTAATCCTTAGCAGAGACCTGCGCTCTCTGACTGCTCTTGtcctgtcattttcattttcaatatgAGACACAGAACATTGTATCCGGCCTCATCTAAAGAGATTGTCCGTCACCAGAATCCCTGCACAAGCTTACATTCGTGCACCGCTGTATAAATTCGTCTCTGCACTCGTCAGCAAGCTCTGAGTAAAAATTTGCATTTGACCCAATTCTTCCTCGGAGCCTGTTCTCTCCTTTATCCCCAAAATATCAAGTCAGTAAGATTATTTTTATgctctgaaaacaaaataaataaataaatgaataaaagtgtcaAATTGTGGAAGGGAATGTCTGGCATAAGAATGAATGTCACATCAGCTCAGTGACAGTTTAACAAAAGAAGCCCATGATGAAAAGAGTCATTCAGATGTGGGTTTGATAAAGAAATAGATTCtagcattttacattttcagtggGAGTCATTCTCTTCTGACCAATACTCCTTCAAATGTCAACTAtcttgataatcgattaatgggttactttttcagcctcttaaatgtgaatattgactGGTTTGAATCAATTTGACCAAACATTTGAGAACTCAGAAATCATTTCAACGTTTGTTTGGCAAACACCAATCgacattttttatcattttatgacattttatgaaccaaacaaataatcaaggggaaaaaaacctacAGATTACTTATGAAAATAATAGGGATTTACAGCCCGGTTACGTTTGACAACCAACCAAGCTGCAGACagcacataaatacacataaataaataaataattaaacaaataactgtatatttgtatatactgTGCACTTACATCaccatttgtttctgtttcagggACATTCCGATGTGGGAGTTGACGTTTAGGAGCAGATCTTTTCTCTACAGGCAGGTGTGTTCCCTGTTCAATACTATtctatttctgtgtttgtgctgccacctgctggggatatctgaaaaacaaatatgcatGATAAATAAGGATTATTCAAGCCCGGTGACGTAAAACCTTAAAATATCCAACCGTTTACCCACTGATATTGTGCAACTCACATTATTAGGTTCAGGTATCAGGTTTTGGACACCTTGTGCCTTCAGAGCTTCCTGGAGTCTTCACTGCTTTGATTCAAAAAGGTGCTGGAAACGTTCCTGAGAGGTTTTAAACAGCACATCAGCAGCACATCTGCGAATCTGTGAATCTCTATTATTGGACTGAGGTGTGGTGACAATGGAGGCCGCCTGAGCCCAGTGAACTCATTGTCATGTTCAAGAAACCAATTTGCTATGATTTGAgctttgtgactgtgtgtcacacaaacaccattAAAGCACCAGTGTGAACAGAAGGCAGGACGGATGCATGCTTTCAGAACATAGCAGCAGAAATCAAAGCGTCATCAGCCCAGATAATAGagtcatagtcatcttcagtgATGATTTGAAGAAGCTTCCTAGATGAAGAGGTGAAAGCAAGTCCAGTCACTTACAGCTCACTACAGAAAACAGCTCAGGCCACGTTTTACAATCTTCTCCTGTCCAATTTTCATGAGCTCAGTTCTGTGTGGTCTTCAGCTGCTGGAGGCCACCTGCTTCAgggttgttgtgtgtttgttgagagGCAGATTTCTGGTTGTACTAAGTGGTTATTTTGAGCAACTGTTGACCGTCATCCGCTCGCTCTCCTCAGACATGTGGCTTTAATGAGGCATTTTCACGCAGAGAACTGCTGTGTCCTGGATATTCGCTCCTTCTCAGATCTTTCTCTGTAAAAAGCAGCAGTTTCTGGAAATACTCACACCAGGCTGTCTGGCACAAAGTCATTTCATCACCTTCTTCATTCCTATGCTCTGTTTAAACTTCAGCAGGTCTTCGTGGGTGGTGGTGAGTTTATTTCTGTGATGGCGTTGCCATCTgctggagatgatgaaatatGTGGATCTGTTAGTAAGGATTATTAATGCTGAAGTGTTGGAACATATCTGACTTTACAGAATGTTAGTGTCACAACAGTTTCTGTGGTTCTGTGGTCCAGGTGCGGAGGATGACGGGGGCCCTGGTGGCAGTCGGTCAGGGACAGCTCTCAGTGACCCAGGTCAAGGACCTGCTGGAGGCTCAGGACCCATTAGCTTACCAATCGGGTATGGCTGCTCCAGCTCACGGCCTCTTCCTCACCAGAGTAGACTACAGAGATGCAGGTGAGGTGGCATTGTGGCCATGTTCAAGCAGGAGAAGAGAGGTGTCACTAATCACATTAATAATGGGTCAGACCGGGTTTGTACAAAATCCAGAAATCCTAGCCAGGGTCGGGTTCGgttggtgaaaaaaaaggataattaGAGTgacttaaatgtgtatatacagtacatatattaGGGCTGCATTTATTAATCACTTAATTAATTTATCatcaactattctgataatctTGTTCAATAATTAAAGCAAACttttagatttttcagcttcttgaatgtgacattttatggaccaaacaagtagaaaataatcaactgaacaactgattatgaaaagaattgttagttgcagccctaatatacatatatacacatatatatatatatatatatatatatatatatatatatagttgcagccctaatatacatatatacacatatatatgtacatatatatatgtatgtgtgtatgtatatatatatatatatatacatataatgattaaaaataagagaaagtgacccagtgtttatttataattGGGGTTTACTATTTAAGACGGTacagtgaacacaacacagtggATGTGTATTCTTTTCCTCCACgacaactcaaaataaaccacagtAGTTGGATAATGTTAATAGTTACCAGTGGTTACAGTTCAACAAGaggtaataaataattcattacCCATGAATTCACAATCATAATAGAATTTATGATTTTCTATGATGATTATGATTAACTATAATATTTTAGGGCTCAGTAGAGTTGGGACATACTCGACAGTGCGACGGTAAAAACAGCATTcaacctgaaactgaagaagCTAAACAGAATTGATCCATCATTATTTTCTGCTATACTTTTTAGATCTTACAAACCCTTACATCCCAAATGTtaggtttttaaatgtgacacacatcAGAATCAGTTTAACATCCTGGTCATTTTTCTACTGAAAGTAAATCATTCAGATTTGTAACTTCTTCCTCAGATATGCAGCTTTCACAACAAACTGGAAACTCCGAGGATTAAATCGACACCAACAATATTTATGAAATGACTGTAATAAACTTTTGTTATATATTTGTATCTCAGCAGCTTCCTTGTGAGTCAGTCGATGGTTCTTTTATATAAAATCCTTTTCCACACAAATAAGCTCCACACCACAGAAGTACGTCTATATatcttttttaattcaacattaTGAAGATACAACTGTCCAAGAATGCAGCTCAGCTACagataaccacacacacatgaccctCAGGTTACAACAGACAACTTGCTTTAAGCCTGGTTAGGCAGTTTTGACTCCTacatatgtgtatttgtgtatttatgtatgtgaaCTGGATGTTGTAGGTTCTCACATTTATCAGAGTATACGTGTGGAGTGTTTAGTTCTTCCCTGTGTCCATGGCTCTTGTACAGTGGCATTTTCATTACATATCAACAAATAtgagcgtgcacacacacacgcgctcatatttcatgtttacaTCCAAATGTCCAAATAAAACGGCATACGCCGCTTTCCACACTCGCTCGCCTCTACTTTGGCTGCATCTGCTCAGTGAGTGGAGTGACGTTGTTACAGCAAGTTGTCCATAAACAGTCCGTTAAAACCAGACTCatgaggtttaaaaaaacaaggttcAGACTGACCAATCACTGCCCTTAATGTTCCAGCGCTTTGATCAAACACACCAGATCAATTTCATCCAGTCATCCTGTAATGCAACGGGTTTAAACTCATCATATTCGAAGTGCCGCGTGTCCGTCAAAATTGAACCTCAtgaggaatgtttttttttttttcttttttgcacttCTTAGAAGTGACAAACTGTCAATAGTTCAGCCACTATTTCACCTaaaaattttaaatatgtacaCAAGTACATGTTTACTATTCCGTGTTGGAGCAACACAGTGAATCTGATTGGCATAGGTCCTCAAGTGAATTCAGCATTTGGTTTCAAGAAGATAATTCACACATCCTAAAGACGCTCGTTAAGTCAATATTTCATCGAAATTTCAAGTGTTAATCAGAACATTAAGCCCGATATCTGAGTATATCAGTAACaaaaaatcaaatgtatatataatgcaCTTGAGGAAAGCATTGAGTagttatgttttttaaaacttatAATCCCTAAAAACAGCACAGCCTGGGTGAAGAAGGGAGCTGAGCTCAAGTCAAGACCCTGATTGAAAAGATTGTGTGAAACACTGACAAAAGGAAACACATTATATCACAACTTAATGGCCACGTTAGTAATTCAAATGAGTTTTACCTTCATGAGCACAGATGAAGGGGAGAGCAGTGGTGCCAAGTCATTTCTGATCGTGGCCAtgagtttttaaaatgacaaataaagcaaGTAAAAACGTAGGGTTGGCTGATTAATTACCAGTTAAACACAGAAATCAGAAGTGAGCATGAATTGGAGTTAGTAGTGTATTATCACTCTAGGCAAACATTATTGGCATTTAACAAACTACACACCCTGATGCTAAAGCTGAGGTTGTTTGaggattaaattttttttttgttttttgtgtcatgtgattacagAGCTGTCACAGGTTAGATAAGTTTGCATAGACCCTTGAAACTCGACCATCACCAGTTCAGTAACAATCATAAATGATTTAAGTATCACTTGGAGCAACATACCCAACTTCACTCTTTTTCGATTTTGGTAAGAAACAGGAGCTTTTAACAGTTTACATGATTTAGTTACATTCATTCAAGTTGCTGTTCCTTGAAACTCTGTGGCACATAATAATTTGTCAAtgaggtgttttttgtttgttttgtttgtgaatcTCTTCAAAAGAGTCACTTGTATCATGCAAACACATAGtagcagtgttgttgttttttaaatccaggtGTGTTCAGTTAAACTGTGTCTAAACTAAATCCTGCCTCTTGTGCAGCATCACAAAACACAGCAATAAAACTCATGGTCTTTATTCAAAAGAAGTACAAAGAGTGAAATGGGGTATGTTCCAGagacatacaaaaacacatgtcTGAGAGGAGACATATCCACATGTAAACTtatgctgtgtttgtgattttgcCCTTTCCTCCAAcagctaaaaaaataaaagcataaaacacTGTAGGAGCGCACAGTCCTTGGAGAGtggagaggggaagggaagtTAGGTCGGCGTCCATCATGCGGCCACGTCCCATTCTTTAGCTGGAGATTTTCTCGATTTCGTCCAGATCATCCGTGTCTAGTTGTTCAATGTTTTTATCTGTGGAGGGGAAAGATCGTGGAACAGAGGGGCTCATTTAGAGGGTTGACCGATTTAAGCACAATTAATCACTGCatggtttttaaaaagaaataatagatGATATTTATTAGGTCTGAACAAAGGGTGATCTTGGCTATGGCTGCAATGCATATTGAATCGTCATCTATTTTGATtagcaaatcacttcctgtctgcagcctGAGAATGTCACCAGGCGATACAAGATCTAAAAACCACAACGCTGAGAAACACGGAGAGGGTGATGTGAAGCTGACAAGCTTAAATCAGCACTTACTCATCTGATGATGTATGACTCAAATTggcattatgtttttatatttttaagttgttcaatgagtgagtgcttctgccccctTTTATCCAAGAtcattttcactttcaatatctggcagttattcgaCTGTTTAGGAATTATGGTGCTGAGGAGCTGAGGTCACAAACACGTGACGCACTGGTGAATCCTGTGTGTGATTGGACGGTAGTTCTGTTGAAGTCTACGAGGTCTATGAGGGCTACGATAACGACAAATATAGGGGCACAAAGctccatttctctgctttccgatatccatccatccatccaccttctaccactttatcctccacatgagggtcacggggggtactgtgccaatctcagctgacatagggcgaaaggtggagtcacaccctggacagaccGCCAGTCCGCCAGTGAATTATatagatatcacaaacagtctagtagttacagtaatgagaagtacgcatgccaaaccCTGTCGGCGACGACAACAGGATgctaacagaagggttaatctGACTGTACACAccactgtcactgtcagcagGCAGTGTGTCACCGTCACCTGCCACTGCAGCAATAGCAGCTCCACTCAGTGTCAGAACACACCAACTGGTCTTCAGTTTCATCTGTAAGAAAGCCAGAGTTGTGGTCACACTTACTGAAATGCTCCTGAATCCTTTTGAGGATGTTCATGCTCATCTGGCCGTCCACCATGTTGATCGCCAGTCCCCGTTTGCCAAATCGACCCGTGCGGCCAATCCTGTGCAAGTAGGTCTCTTTGTCTGGGTTACCGTCCTTGTCCACTGGCAAGTCAAAGTTGATCACCACGGAAACCTGCTCTACATCGATGCCTGAATGGAAGACAAGTAGAGGGAAACATCAGGACAGTTCAGTCGTCTGTCCACTCAGtgttctgataaaaaaaaaaaaagtaaacttcCTTCACACTTCATCATTGCTGGTTGTGCACTGTCAGactaatggttattttcataatcatttaTGGCAATTATGACAGGCCGCTGCTCTAACATTATGCTAAATCTACTtgaacagcaaaacaaaagtcaGGGTCATGTGTTTTAGACACACGTGGCCATTACCTCGAGCACAAACGTTTGTCGTGACCAGAACCTTCTCCTTGCCATCTCTGAAGCGTTCAATGACGGCAGCCCTCTGTTCAACCTGCATCTCTCCACTGagcagtgccacctggtggccTTCTCTGGACAGCTCCCCAGCCAGCCAGCCTGCAGTCTTCCTTGTCTGGTTTACAGAGAGGAAGAGTGTTAAAGGTTGAGTACGACATATGTTCATCCAAAGCAACTCTTTCCCATGTGCCCAGTTTAAAAATCGAATGAATGCAAAGAAATTTACTTTAGAAACTTGACtattagatttattttaaatttaaaggaGGTGCAATAAGCCTAAAATAACACAACAGCTACTTCAGAAATGCTAACGCAGCAGCATTTGCACTTTCAGTTTGGTTGCTTTCTCTGTTTCATAAGTTCAACGTTTAATTTTTAGACTTAGAACCAGAATGAAAACCATCTCTGGTGTGTCTGTTGCTTCTGTCTTTCTGGTCTAACTGGAATAAAAAGACACTGTGAAAAGGCTCATGTGAACTCACATGGCAGAAGATCATAGCCTGGGCGATGGTGATAGCTCCGTAGATGTTGCAGAGAGCCTGGAATTTCTCCTCCTTGCTGTAGCACATCACAAAGTACTGTTTGATATTGTCCAgagtctcctcctctctcttcagTTTGATGATGTTGGGGTCGGGCACAATGCGCTGGGCAAAGTTCCACACCGTTTCTTCAAACGTGGCTGAAAAAAGTAACATCTGACAGGATTTTGGCAGCATCCTGTGGGACAGGAAAGACAGGAGTGAACAGTTAGTGGCTGCAGCTgcaaaacagtttatttttagattaaaaaagaaacaactatCAGATCTATCATGGTTTAGGACAGTGCACATTCACTACGGCAACatggattaattgattactaaatgaataaGCATTTGttaatcaatgaatcagttTACAAGACAAGCTCTCTGATTTGttagcttattaaatgtgaatattttctggtttatttgttcCACTTAACAAATAcatcaaaaactgaagacttttgggaacatcattattttgaggtttggaaaacaaTGACCACCATATTTCAACATATTATGGACCAGATAAGTAACTTCattgatcatgaaaataattgttagttgcagccttaacATGAACACAACACCTGAAGCTTCTCAAATTAAATTTGAATCAATTataaatcaactattttgataacggatcgttcaattttttttaataattaaaacaagctttctgatttttcagcttcttaaatgtgattttttttttctggtttcattgctccatttgatcaagaaatcatgaaaacttgACATGAACgagtttatgaaaataattgttagttccACTGACCTCTGAATACGGATACTCTGATCCTGGTGACCCTGTGTGGCGATCATGACGTCAGCCTCGTCCAGGACAAACACCTTGATCTTCTTGGGGTCTATAAACTTCAGCTTTGTGCACCAGTCCAGCATTGTACCAGGTGTGCCAATAACTATCTGTTCCTGCAGCTTTATTCCACGCTGCACTGGAACATTCACAAGAAACAAACACTGGTCAGCATTTAAATGAACCTCTCAGGGGtatttatgtacagtattgTCCATAGAATCAGTGTTAAAAGCAGAGgagctttacatttatttcctctGATGGCGTAGACGAGTTTGACCTCGGGATAGTGTTTGCCCATCTGCTCGATCACTTTACCAGTCTGAAGGGCCAGTTCATAGGTGGGcgacacacacaagcactaATAGGAGAGATAAATATTCTTGTTATTCAGCTCAAGTTATGAGTGTTTCTTGTTGGACACAAAATAACTTTATACAATGTACTGTAAAATATATTCAATAACTATAACAAGTTTGATCATTTTTGAGCTTCTTAATGCGGATattttcatataacaaagaaatcattgaaactgaatgattttggtttgtagacattCGAGAACgttatcatttccaggtttggtaaacactaatttgacattttttggacaaaacaagtaatcgattagaaaataataaattaatcaattatgaaattAATTGTTAGTTAATTGTTAGCCCTAGAAGAGACAGAAGTCAGAGTAATGTGATAAAAACTTCTCTTCTGACTTCAccataaagaaaaatgtgttgccGTATTTGAACAAACTAACCTGAGGATAGTTGTAGTTGGGGTCGACATGACTGAGCATGGCCAGGACAAAGGCAGCTGTTTTTCCTGTTCCTGACTGTGACTGGGCTATTAAATTCTGTGGACTGGAAGAAATAAAGAATTAAATCTTAGTCAGTTGCAGCAACctttattttttgacattttaaattacaCACAGGTGTTAAGTTACTTGGTATCTCGGTGGGTATGGAGAAACATAATACCTAATTAAAAGACTCAAAACATTGTCGTACAATGTCAGGAATACTCACGGTTCAGCCAGCATCATAGGTAAGGCAGTCTCCTGGATTTTTGATGGCCGGTTGAAACCCATGCCATAAACTCCTTGAAGTAGCTGAGGTTTACTGCACACAAGAGGACATAATCAAATGTTACAACATCAGCAGTGTTcccatgttcacatttaaagctgctATAGGCAGGTTTGTGGGGACAATAGTTAATTTGTTTCACCTGCAGGTTATTATTAAAATGCTTTGGGGTCATGTCTCTGACCTGAGCTCTTCTCAGCAGAGGAGCATGGACAGGGGTTTTATCTTGTTTATAGTTTAACTCTCttaaaatttttaaaaaaaatctcttttcaATAAAGATTTGTATGCAGACTAAAGGCACGGGTCATACTTACCACAACCCATGTCTACAAGAACATTCTAATATTCCATGCACTAAAAGGAGCATGAGAAGTCGTGCTGACCTGTCAACGTGGACCATGAGTAAATAAAAGTTACAATGACCTATGTGGACACATGGAAAGTATTAAGTGGCTTAAGTGACGTGGAACATCT
Coding sequences within:
- the ddx19b gene encoding ATP-dependent RNA helicase DDX19B; translated protein: MATDSWAQAVDEQEAAAESIGNLQIKEKPEENGTTANAIDSSSAVAKSQGAGEKKETDEDDKDDKAAQSLLNKLIRSNLVNNPNQVEVLQKDPNSPLYSVKSFEELRLKPQLLQGVYGMGFNRPSKIQETALPMMLAEPPQNLIAQSQSGTGKTAAFVLAMLSHVDPNYNYPQCLCVSPTYELALQTGKVIEQMGKHYPEVKLVYAIRGNKLQRGIKLQEQIVIGTPGTMLDWCTKLKFIDPKKIKVFVLDEADVMIATQGHQDQSIRIQRMLPKSCQMLLFSATFEETVWNFAQRIVPDPNIIKLKREEETLDNIKQYFVMCYSKEEKFQALCNIYGAITIAQAMIFCHTRKTAGWLAGELSREGHQVALLSGEMQVEQRAAVIERFRDGKEKVLVTTNVCARGIDVEQVSVVINFDLPVDKDGNPDKETYLHRIGRTGRFGKRGLAINMVDGQMSMNILKRIQEHFNKNIEQLDTDDLDEIEKISS